Proteins from a genomic interval of Terriglobales bacterium:
- a CDS encoding type II secretion system F family protein — translation MPVFTFTGTDAAGKKISGERAAENKQVLEATLKRERIRPNKITEKGKEFALPKIGGGSVSSKEIAIFFRQFSVMIDAGLPLVQCLEILGGNQENQAFARCLNGVRASVEGGSTLANAMRGYPKIFDDLTVNMIEAGETGGILDTILQRLAAYVEKNVKLKGAIKSAAIYPVSVISIAALVVGGLLKFVVPTFANLFAGLGVPLPMPTKIVMFLSYIVQTYWWFAIGGGVAIVFGIKQARKSPQGRYFFDKLLINSPIIGMLLRKIAVARFTRTLGTLITSGVPILEGLAITARTSGNAVLEEALMKVRKAIEEGRTIIDPLKESGVFPNMVTQMIGVGEATGAMDAMLQKIADFYEDEVDAATKDMLTLMEPLLIGFLGVAVGGIVISLYLPLFSLISKLAG, via the coding sequence ATGCCAGTCTTCACATTCACGGGAACGGACGCAGCGGGTAAGAAGATCTCGGGCGAGCGCGCCGCGGAGAACAAGCAGGTGCTGGAAGCGACGCTGAAGCGCGAGCGCATCCGTCCCAACAAGATCACCGAGAAGGGCAAGGAGTTCGCCCTGCCCAAGATCGGCGGCGGCTCGGTCTCGAGCAAGGAGATCGCCATCTTCTTCCGCCAGTTCTCGGTCATGATCGACGCCGGCCTCCCGCTGGTGCAGTGTCTCGAGATCCTGGGCGGCAACCAGGAGAACCAGGCGTTCGCGCGCTGCCTGAACGGCGTGCGCGCCTCGGTGGAAGGCGGCTCCACGCTCGCCAACGCCATGCGCGGCTATCCCAAGATCTTCGACGACCTGACGGTCAACATGATCGAAGCGGGCGAGACGGGCGGTATTCTCGACACCATCTTGCAGCGGCTTGCGGCCTACGTGGAAAAGAACGTGAAGCTGAAGGGGGCCATCAAGTCGGCGGCCATCTACCCGGTCTCGGTCATCTCGATCGCGGCGCTGGTCGTCGGTGGTCTGCTTAAGTTCGTGGTGCCGACGTTCGCCAACCTGTTCGCGGGCCTCGGCGTGCCGCTGCCCATGCCCACCAAGATCGTGATGTTCCTCAGCTATATCGTGCAGACCTACTGGTGGTTCGCCATCGGCGGAGGCGTGGCCATTGTGTTCGGCATCAAGCAGGCGCGCAAGTCGCCGCAGGGGCGCTACTTTTTCGACAAGCTGCTGATCAACTCTCCCATCATCGGCATGCTGCTGCGCAAGATCGCGGTCGCGCGCTTCACGCGTACGCTCGGCACGCTCATCACCTCGGGCGTTCCCATCCTGGAAGGCCTGGCCATCACCGCCCGCACGTCGGGCAACGCCGTGCTGGAAGAAGCGCTGATGAAGGTGCGCAAGGCGATCGAGGAAGGCCGCACCATCATCGATCCGCTGAAGGAATCGGGCGTCTTCCCCAACATGGTGACGCAGATGATCGGCGTCGGCGAAGCGACGGGCGCCATGGACGCCATGCTGCAGAAGATCGCCGACTTCTACGAGGACGAGGTCGACGCCGCCACCAAGGACATGCTGACCTTGATGGAGCCGCTGTTGATCGGCTTCCTCGGCGTGGCGGTCGGCGGCATCGTCATCTCGCTGTACTTGCCGCTGTTCTCGCTGATCAGCAAGCTCGCCGGCTAA
- a CDS encoding SAM-dependent chlorinase/fluorinase, with amino-acid sequence MAQRLLTMTTDFGLSDHFVGTMKGVILSINPNAQIVDICNSVHSFDILDGALTIAQAYRYFPSDTVHMVIVDPGVGTNRRPLLVTAEKHIFLAPDNGVLSLVYEKEERLSVRHITAEHYFLQPMSNTFHGRDLFAAVAGWLSKGVEVAKFGDEITDFVRFAAPKPKPVNEKLMKGVVLKADKFGNLITNFTPKEVPQLFQPDPPPFKILVGKSEITRMRDTYSGGAAGEVFGVLGSMGYLEIAANRGSAAKMVGADKGSDVGVLLEGAAAAPAS; translated from the coding sequence GTGGCCCAGCGCTTGCTCACCATGACGACCGACTTCGGCCTCTCCGACCACTTTGTCGGGACGATGAAGGGCGTCATCCTCAGCATCAATCCCAACGCGCAGATCGTGGATATCTGCAACTCGGTCCACTCGTTCGACATCCTGGACGGCGCGCTGACGATCGCGCAGGCTTATCGCTACTTCCCTTCCGACACCGTCCACATGGTGATCGTGGACCCGGGCGTGGGCACCAACCGCCGGCCGCTGCTGGTCACCGCGGAGAAGCACATCTTCCTGGCGCCCGACAACGGCGTCCTTTCGCTGGTCTACGAGAAAGAGGAGCGGCTCAGCGTACGCCACATCACCGCCGAACACTATTTCCTGCAGCCGATGAGCAACACCTTCCACGGGCGCGACCTGTTCGCCGCCGTCGCGGGCTGGCTGAGCAAGGGCGTGGAGGTCGCAAAGTTCGGCGACGAGATCACCGACTTCGTCCGCTTCGCCGCGCCCAAGCCCAAGCCGGTGAACGAGAAGTTGATGAAGGGCGTGGTCTTGAAGGCCGACAAGTTCGGCAACCTCATCACGAACTTCACTCCCAAGGAAGTGCCGCAGTTGTTCCAGCCCGACCCGCCGCCGTTCAAGATCCTGGTCGGCAAGTCGGAGATCACCCGCATGCGCGATACCTATTCCGGCGGCGCGGCCGGGGAGGTCTTTGGCGTGCTCGGCAGCATGGGTTACCTGGAGATCGCGGCGAACCGCGGCTCGGCGGCCAAGATGGTCGGCGCGGACAAGGGGTCGGACGTCGGCGTGCTGTTGGAGGGCGCCGCGGCCGCGCCGGCTTCGTAG
- a CDS encoding ATP-binding protein, whose amino-acid sequence MQTNFNERTWLTWLAKVRIIVITFLLGIELAITRLTPTPLPERVFVSIIMLWFTVAVFYVLLLFLWEDYRNQARLQVFSDLIFTTAIVYVTGGQDTSFVFLYPLVIIMASILFSRGWAYLTAALSFILFGALVELTYYDVLRTYSTTRPDPKSLQAIIFINLFAFLAIAYLATSLSNKLRMADVELADMSGALENLQALHENIINSMSGGLITTGLDGRISVVNAQAERLLERPAPDLLGKPIGALFRDRLPEVRSLPAHAEVRYATPAAEEKTFAVTGSALMIPDRGVLGHVYTFDDLTDIRRLEREVRMRDRLAAVGRMAAGIAHEIRNPLSSIGGSVKVLSSTASLTEEQRELLDIVTRESDRLNSIVTDFLIFSREKNYRFTRCDLRPLLEDTLTLLENRPAAGGPPIAIVRDFQVAEAWATVDGDKMKQVFWNICENAVRAMAQGGTLTVRLAPAGELWRIGFRDTGHGFSAAEAEKIFEPFQSQFEEGTGLGLAIVYQIAQAHEAAIRVQSAPGQGTEFILELKRAAAEAAAPPLALGKVAHG is encoded by the coding sequence ATGCAGACGAACTTCAACGAGCGCACCTGGCTCACCTGGCTGGCGAAGGTCCGCATCATCGTCATCACCTTCCTGCTGGGCATCGAGCTGGCCATCACGCGCCTGACGCCGACGCCCCTGCCCGAGCGCGTCTTCGTCAGCATCATCATGTTGTGGTTCACGGTCGCGGTGTTCTACGTCCTGCTGCTGTTCCTGTGGGAGGACTACCGCAACCAGGCGCGCCTCCAGGTCTTCAGCGACCTCATCTTCACCACCGCCATCGTCTACGTCACCGGCGGCCAGGACACCTCGTTCGTCTTCCTCTACCCGCTGGTCATCATCATGGCCAGCATCCTGTTCTCGCGCGGGTGGGCGTACCTGACAGCCGCGCTCTCGTTCATCCTGTTCGGCGCGCTGGTCGAGCTTACGTACTACGACGTCCTGCGCACCTACTCCACCACGCGGCCCGACCCGAAGTCGCTGCAGGCCATCATCTTCATCAACCTGTTCGCCTTCCTGGCCATCGCCTACCTCGCCACCAGCCTGAGCAACAAGCTGCGCATGGCCGACGTCGAACTGGCCGACATGTCGGGCGCGCTCGAGAACCTGCAGGCGCTGCACGAGAACATCATCAACTCGATGTCGGGCGGGCTGATCACCACCGGCCTCGACGGGCGCATCTCGGTGGTCAACGCGCAGGCGGAGCGTTTGCTGGAGCGGCCCGCGCCCGACCTGCTGGGCAAGCCCATCGGCGCGCTCTTCCGCGACCGCCTGCCGGAGGTGCGCTCCCTGCCGGCGCACGCCGAGGTGCGCTACGCCACGCCCGCGGCGGAGGAGAAGACATTCGCCGTCACCGGCTCGGCGCTGATGATCCCCGACCGCGGCGTGCTCGGCCACGTCTACACCTTCGACGACCTCACCGACATCCGGCGGCTGGAGCGCGAGGTGCGCATGCGCGACCGGCTGGCGGCGGTCGGACGCATGGCCGCCGGCATCGCGCACGAGATCCGCAACCCGCTCTCCTCCATCGGCGGTTCGGTCAAGGTGCTGTCTTCGACCGCCAGCCTGACCGAGGAGCAGCGCGAGCTGCTCGACATCGTGACGCGTGAGAGCGACCGGCTGAACTCCATCGTCACCGACTTCCTGATCTTCTCGCGCGAGAAGAATTACCGCTTCACACGCTGCGACCTGCGCCCGCTGCTCGAGGACACGCTCACGCTGCTGGAGAATCGCCCGGCGGCGGGCGGGCCCCCGATCGCGATCGTGCGCGACTTCCAGGTGGCGGAGGCCTGGGCGACCGTAGACGGCGACAAGATGAAGCAGGTCTTCTGGAACATCTGCGAGAACGCGGTGCGCGCCATGGCGCAGGGCGGCACGCTCACCGTGCGGCTGGCGCCGGCGGGCGAGCTGTGGCGCATCGGCTTCCGCGACACCGGCCACGGCTTCAGCGCAGCGGAAGCGGAGAAGATATTCGAGCCCTTCCAGTCGCAGTTCGAAGAAGGGACCGGGCTGGGCCTCGCCATCGTCTACCAGATCGCGCAGGCGCACGAGGCCGCGATCCGCGTGCAGTCGGCGCCGGGGCAGGGGACGGAGTTCATCCTGGAACTGAAGCGCGCGGCCGCCGAGGCCGCCGCGCCGCCGCTCGCGCTCGGGAAGGTGGCCCATGGCTAA
- a CDS encoding sigma-54 dependent transcriptional regulator, giving the protein MANLLVCDDRKDTCSMLEIAFRKDGHKVETVNSGEAAMRKLDAALYDVVITDINMPGVDGIEVLKHARRTSPDSAVILITGFEDYEAAVDAVNAGAFGYIHKGPSLLEELRVFVGRALKLRELERQNLALKRDAASRNSLDNIIGASPVMGKLKQTIRTVAPTGSTVVIFGESGTGKELVARAVHDCSPRAEEPFISINCGAFPETLLESELFGYVKGAFTGATQNKRGLFEVANGGTVFLDEISEMSLAMQVKLLRVLQERVVRPVGGTHEIAIDVRLIAATNKDLEAMVADKSFREDLYYRISVIPITVPPLRLRRDDIPLLASHFLKKYGPAAGKSIHRLAKKSLEALAEYEWPGNVRQLENTIERAVAMETGEELHVEAPPERARAAAVAIGGNGDRGVPPEGVDMERYVADLERSMLQSALRQSGGVQTKAAELLKLSYRSFRHLMKKYEL; this is encoded by the coding sequence ATGGCTAACCTGCTCGTGTGCGACGACCGCAAGGACACCTGCTCGATGCTGGAGATCGCCTTCCGGAAGGATGGCCACAAGGTCGAGACCGTCAACAGCGGCGAGGCCGCCATGCGCAAGCTCGACGCCGCGCTCTACGACGTCGTCATCACCGACATCAACATGCCCGGGGTGGACGGCATCGAGGTGCTGAAGCACGCGCGCCGCACTTCGCCCGACTCCGCCGTCATCCTCATCACCGGTTTCGAAGACTACGAGGCGGCGGTCGACGCGGTGAACGCCGGCGCGTTCGGCTACATCCACAAGGGGCCGAGCCTGCTGGAGGAGCTGCGGGTGTTCGTGGGCCGCGCGCTCAAGCTCCGCGAGCTGGAGCGGCAGAACCTGGCGCTCAAGCGCGATGCCGCCTCGCGCAACTCGCTCGACAACATCATCGGCGCCAGCCCGGTGATGGGGAAGCTCAAGCAGACCATCCGAACGGTCGCGCCCACCGGCTCGACGGTCGTCATCTTCGGCGAGAGCGGCACGGGCAAGGAGCTGGTGGCGCGCGCGGTGCACGATTGCTCGCCGCGCGCGGAGGAGCCGTTCATCTCCATCAACTGCGGCGCCTTCCCCGAGACGCTGCTGGAGAGCGAGCTATTCGGGTACGTGAAAGGCGCGTTCACCGGCGCGACGCAGAACAAGCGCGGCCTGTTCGAGGTCGCCAACGGCGGTACCGTCTTCCTCGACGAGATCAGCGAGATGTCGCTGGCGATGCAGGTGAAGCTGCTGCGCGTGCTGCAGGAGCGCGTGGTGCGCCCGGTCGGCGGCACGCATGAGATCGCCATCGACGTGCGCCTGATCGCCGCGACCAACAAGGACCTGGAGGCGATGGTCGCCGACAAGAGCTTTCGCGAGGACCTCTATTACCGCATCAGCGTCATCCCCATCACGGTGCCGCCGCTGCGCCTGCGTCGCGACGACATCCCGCTGCTCGCCTCGCACTTCCTGAAGAAGTACGGGCCGGCGGCAGGCAAGAGCATCCATCGCCTGGCAAAAAAGTCGCTCGAGGCGCTGGCCGAATACGAGTGGCCGGGGAACGTGCGGCAGCTCGAGAACACCATCGAGCGCGCCGTCGCGATGGAGACGGGCGAGGAGCTGCACGTGGAAGCGCCGCCGGAGCGCGCGCGCGCGGCTGCGGTCGCGATCGGCGGGAACGGCGACCGGGGCGTGCCGCCGGAGGGCGTCGACATGGAGCGCTACGTCGCCGACCTGGAGCGCTCGATGCTGCAGTCGGCGCTGCGCCAGTCCGGCGGCGTCCAGACCAAGGCCGCCGAGCTGCTCAAGCTCTCCTACCGCTCGTTCCGCCACCTGATGAAGAAATACGAGCTGTAG